The sequence GCAGCCCATGCCCCCGGCGCTGCCTATAACCCCCCGGCAGTATTTGTGCCCCGGTTCAGAGGCCGCCTGGCCGCCCGTCGTTGGTCGCCGTGGCCGATGGCGCCTGAGGGTCCGTCAGCAGTTGCACGGTGAACACCGCGCCGCTGCCGTCCAGCCGGTTGGTCGCCGAGATGCTGCCGCCGTAGCGCTCCACCAGGCCCTGGCTGATCCACAGGCCCAGGCCATTGCCGTCGTTCTTCGTCGTGAAGAACGGACGGAACAAACGCTCTTGCGCTTCAGCGCTCAGACCGTGCCCGGCGTCTTCCACGCGCAAGAGCGCGCCGCCCGCGTGCACGCCATGCGGACCCTCGGGCACCCAGTCCTGCGTCACCAGCCGCAACACGCCGCCTTGCGGCATGGCCTGGATCGCGTTGATCAACAGGTTGATGATCACCTGCTGCAGCTCCTGCCGGTTGCAGCCCACGCGGCGTGTGCTTCGCAGCTCGCGCCGAACCTCGATCTGCGTCTGCGACATCAGATGCCCCACCAGCACCAGGCAGTCGTTGACCGTGCGGTTGAGGTCCAGCGACTCCACATAACCCGCGTACTCGGTGGGCCGTGCGTACTGCAGCAACTGCGTGACGATCAGACGCATGCGCTCCACCTGTTCGTCCAGCAGCTGCAGCTCGCCGCGCACCGGCTGCGCGTGCGTGCCCAGGGTCTCGCGCATCAGGTCGAGGTTGCCCTGCATCACCGCGATCGGGTTGTTGATCTCGTGCGCGATGCTGGCCGTGAGCTGGCCGATGGCCGCGAGCTTTTCGCTTTTGACCAGTTGCAGCTGGGCCATCTGCAGCGAAGCGTTGCTCGCCTCCAGCTCTTGCGTTCTTTCGGCCACTTTGTGGTCGAGCTCTTCGCCCCAGCGCTGCAGCGCGGCGGTCTTGTCGTCGATCACGTCCAGCAGTTCGTCGAGGTGGCCGGCCAGCGCGCCGAGTTCGTCGCGCGCCTCAAGCTCACCCACACGCGAGGTGCTGTGGCCTTCTTCCACCAGCTGCATGGTGCGGTTCATGCGCTGCACCGGCTGGAAGATGCTGCGCGCCCAGCGGATCGAGAGCACGGCCGACAGCAAGGTGACCAGCAGGAAGATGAGACCGAGCGCCGCCATCATGGCGTAGCGAACCAGCCGAAACGGCGCTTCGGTGAAGCCCACGTAGAGCATGCCGATGCGCGCGCCGGTGGCGTCCTGCAGCGGCTCGTAGGCCGACACGTACCAGTCGTTCACCACAAAGGCGCGGTCCAGCCAGGTGTTGCCGCGGCCCAGCACCGCGTCGCGCACCGCTTGCGACACGCGGGTGCCGATGGCGCGCTGGTCCTGGAACAGGCGCACGTTGGTGGTGATGCGCACATCGTCCATGAACAGCGTGGCCGTGCCCTGGCTGCCGAAGGGCAGGGCACCCTCGGGGTAGACGATGCGGTTGATGTGGTCGATGAAGTCGAGGTTCTGGTTGAGCAG is a genomic window of Hydrogenophaga sp. RAC07 containing:
- a CDS encoding sensor histidine kinase — its product is MTVWRTPNWLAGSVRNKLLAMALLPLLVAFPLMALVLVLWGNAAYDRLLITKVRSDLAVAHGYFEQVLSEVGSGTLGVAGSQALYAALAPTNSDRNALNEQLALARERLGLDFLLLYNAQGQALARAVPTGLSRADATSHIPPMPAALGTAVQPGRTSAQARLLLLEPEALDAFAPHLSPRLRIPLVATRNAAPATREAEHRAMVMLSTHPVLDAKGRTIAVLAGGLLLNQNLDFIDHINRIVYPEGALPFGSQGTATLFMDDVRITTNVRLFQDQRAIGTRVSQAVRDAVLGRGNTWLDRAFVVNDWYVSAYEPLQDATGARIGMLYVGFTEAPFRLVRYAMMAALGLIFLLVTLLSAVLSIRWARSIFQPVQRMNRTMQLVEEGHSTSRVGELEARDELGALAGHLDELLDVIDDKTAALQRWGEELDHKVAERTQELEASNASLQMAQLQLVKSEKLAAIGQLTASIAHEINNPIAVMQGNLDLMRETLGTHAQPVRGELQLLDEQVERMRLIVTQLLQYARPTEYAGYVESLDLNRTVNDCLVLVGHLMSQTQIEVRRELRSTRRVGCNRQELQQVIINLLINAIQAMPQGGVLRLVTQDWVPEGPHGVHAGGALLRVEDAGHGLSAEAQERLFRPFFTTKNDGNGLGLWISQGLVERYGGSISATNRLDGSGAVFTVQLLTDPQAPSATATNDGRPGGL